One Gossypium hirsutum isolate 1008001.06 chromosome A11, Gossypium_hirsutum_v2.1, whole genome shotgun sequence genomic window carries:
- the LOC107924736 gene encoding 3-hydroxyisobutyryl-CoA hydrolase-like protein 5 isoform X2, which translates to MKGGLGARLSPTNTQLLRNQGSLWVSTLTISLANQMAKEVVNPDELVVVGEELDHVRIITLNRPRHLNVISSKVVSLLAKYLEQWERDEQAQLILIKGAGRAFSAGGDLKMFYEGRKSKDSCLEVVYRMYWLCYHIHTYKKTQVALVQGISMGGGASLMVPMKFSVVTEKTVFATPEASIGFHVDCGFSYMLSHLPGHLGEYLALTGARLNGKELVVAGLATHFVPLEKLPELEKRLISLNVGDENSVKATIEEFSLHVQLDEDSILNKKQIIDECFSKDSVADIIKSFEVEASKEGNEWIGPVLKGLKRSSPTGLKITLRSIREGRKQTLAESLKKEFRLTMNILRTTISADVYEGIRALTIDKDNAPKWDPPILDQVDDEKIDLVFRPFTEDLELKVPEQEDCRWDGKYENSAYAK; encoded by the exons ATGAAAGGGGGGTTAGGCGCGCGTTTATCACCCACAAACACTCAACTACTGCGAAATCAGGGAAG TTTGTGGGTTTCGACTTTAACAATCAGTTTGGCGAATCAAATGGCAAAAGAAGTTGTTAATCCCGATGAACTG GTTGTTGTTGGAGAGGAATTAGACCATGTAAGAATCATCACTTTGAACAGGCCTCGACATTTGAATGTCATCTCATCCAAAGTG GTCTCCCTGCTAGCTAAATACTTAGAACAATGGGAAAGAGATGAGCAAGCTCAGCTTATACTGATCAAG GGAGCCGGGCGTGCATTTTCTGCTGGTGGAGATTTAAAAATGTTCTATGAGGGAAGGAAATCAA AGGATTCCTGCCTCGAAGTGGTCTATCGAATGTATTGGCTTTGCTATCACATTCATACTTATAAGAAAACTcag GTTGCTCTTGTTCAAGGAATTTCAATGGGAGGTGGTGCATCATTGATGGTCCCGATGAAGTTCTCAGTTGTAACAGAAAAAACT GTCTTTGCAACACCAGAAGCAAGTATTGGGTTTCATGTGGACTGTGGTTTCTCATACATGCTTTCCCATCTCCCTGGCCATTTGG GGGAATATTTAGCTTTAACCGGGGCTAGGTTAAATGGTAAGGAATTGGTTGTAGCTGGACTAGCAACCCATTTTGTCCCTCTTGAG AAACTTCCTGAGCTTGAGAAGCGTCTGATTAGCTTGAACGTTGGTGATGAAAACTCTGTCAAGGCTACAATTGAGGAATTTTCTTTGCATGTGCAGCTTGATGAAGACAGTATTTTAAACAA GAAGCAGATAATTGATGAATGTTTCTCAAAGGATTCTGTTGCAGACATTATAAAATCATTT GAAGTGGAGGCGAGCAAAGAGGGTAATGAATGGATTGGTCCTGTACTGAAAGGGCTGAAAAGATCATCGCCAACAGGATTGAAAATAACATTGAGATCG ATTCGTGAAGGGAGGAAGCAAACTCTGGCTGAAAGCCTGAAGAAAGAATTTAGACTAACAATGAATATATTACGGACCACAATCTCTGCAGATGTCTACGAG GGTATCAGAGCCCTCACCATTGACAAGGATAATGCTCCAAAG TGGGACCCACCAATTcttgatcaagtggatgatgaGAAGATAGACCTAGTATTTCGGCCATTTACAGAGGATTTGGAGCTCAAAGTTCCAGAACAGGAAGATTGCAG GTGGGATGGAAAATACGAGAACTCAGCATACGCAAAATGA
- the LOC107924736 gene encoding 3-hydroxyisobutyryl-CoA hydrolase-like protein 5 isoform X1 has translation MAKEVVNPDELVVVGEELDHVRIITLNRPRHLNVISSKVVSLLAKYLEQWERDEQAQLILIKGAGRAFSAGGDLKMFYEGRKSKDSCLEVVYRMYWLCYHIHTYKKTQVALVQGISMGGGASLMVPMKFSVVTEKTVFATPEASIGFHVDCGFSYMLSHLPGHLGEYLALTGARLNGKELVVAGLATHFVPLEKLPELEKRLISLNVGDENSVKATIEEFSLHVQLDEDSILNKKQIIDECFSKDSVADIIKSFEVEASKEGNEWIGPVLKGLKRSSPTGLKITLRSIREGRKQTLAESLKKEFRLTMNILRTTISADVYEGIRALTIDKDNAPKWDPPILDQVDDEKIDLVFRPFTEDLELKVPEQEDCRWDGKYENSAYAK, from the exons ATGGCAAAAGAAGTTGTTAATCCCGATGAACTG GTTGTTGTTGGAGAGGAATTAGACCATGTAAGAATCATCACTTTGAACAGGCCTCGACATTTGAATGTCATCTCATCCAAAGTG GTCTCCCTGCTAGCTAAATACTTAGAACAATGGGAAAGAGATGAGCAAGCTCAGCTTATACTGATCAAG GGAGCCGGGCGTGCATTTTCTGCTGGTGGAGATTTAAAAATGTTCTATGAGGGAAGGAAATCAA AGGATTCCTGCCTCGAAGTGGTCTATCGAATGTATTGGCTTTGCTATCACATTCATACTTATAAGAAAACTcag GTTGCTCTTGTTCAAGGAATTTCAATGGGAGGTGGTGCATCATTGATGGTCCCGATGAAGTTCTCAGTTGTAACAGAAAAAACT GTCTTTGCAACACCAGAAGCAAGTATTGGGTTTCATGTGGACTGTGGTTTCTCATACATGCTTTCCCATCTCCCTGGCCATTTGG GGGAATATTTAGCTTTAACCGGGGCTAGGTTAAATGGTAAGGAATTGGTTGTAGCTGGACTAGCAACCCATTTTGTCCCTCTTGAG AAACTTCCTGAGCTTGAGAAGCGTCTGATTAGCTTGAACGTTGGTGATGAAAACTCTGTCAAGGCTACAATTGAGGAATTTTCTTTGCATGTGCAGCTTGATGAAGACAGTATTTTAAACAA GAAGCAGATAATTGATGAATGTTTCTCAAAGGATTCTGTTGCAGACATTATAAAATCATTT GAAGTGGAGGCGAGCAAAGAGGGTAATGAATGGATTGGTCCTGTACTGAAAGGGCTGAAAAGATCATCGCCAACAGGATTGAAAATAACATTGAGATCG ATTCGTGAAGGGAGGAAGCAAACTCTGGCTGAAAGCCTGAAGAAAGAATTTAGACTAACAATGAATATATTACGGACCACAATCTCTGCAGATGTCTACGAG GGTATCAGAGCCCTCACCATTGACAAGGATAATGCTCCAAAG TGGGACCCACCAATTcttgatcaagtggatgatgaGAAGATAGACCTAGTATTTCGGCCATTTACAGAGGATTTGGAGCTCAAAGTTCCAGAACAGGAAGATTGCAG GTGGGATGGAAAATACGAGAACTCAGCATACGCAAAATGA